From Streptomyces asiaticus, one genomic window encodes:
- a CDS encoding alpha/beta hydrolase — protein sequence MTSFSELGSPSPGSTAWRALLALAVVFVLLATTGWTAVRSHRGAPDALSASMDAWRHGTLGGRALPDPYGSPRTLGRWFDSLTKVQTDRVVRRYPLAVGNLNGAPVALRYRANRVALFKARAEERKRIHDPRLTPMGRSDATRRMHRYEDLLSAGRQILSFDPSGAGRAAEVFGDLAHANRVSIVVPGVDTDILTFQKTGRPYTATVGMARALYDNERADAPDTKTAVIAWADYTTPAGIGMDAATGKLAAQGAVRLRALVNALPALSRVSLMCHSYGSVVCGVAARDLPPKVTDIAVAGSPGMRASHVSDLGTGARVWAMRDSGDWIEDIPHLEFGGLGHGADPVSPGFGARVLAADGADGHAGYFEPGTTSLDNFARVGIGAVQSVSCGDGDDCTAGLR from the coding sequence GTGACTTCCTTTTCGGAGCTCGGCTCCCCCTCTCCCGGTTCCACCGCCTGGCGCGCCCTGCTCGCGCTGGCGGTGGTCTTCGTCCTCCTCGCCACCACCGGGTGGACGGCCGTACGGAGCCACAGAGGAGCCCCGGACGCGCTCTCCGCGTCAATGGACGCCTGGCGCCACGGAACGCTCGGCGGCCGCGCCCTGCCCGATCCGTACGGCTCGCCACGCACCCTCGGCCGCTGGTTCGACTCGCTCACCAAGGTCCAGACGGACCGGGTGGTGCGGCGCTATCCGCTCGCCGTGGGCAATCTCAACGGCGCGCCGGTGGCCCTGCGCTACCGCGCCAACCGCGTCGCCCTGTTCAAGGCGCGCGCGGAGGAGCGCAAGCGGATCCACGACCCGCGGCTCACCCCGATGGGCCGCTCGGACGCGACACGCCGGATGCACCGCTACGAGGACCTGCTGAGCGCCGGGCGGCAGATCCTCTCCTTCGACCCCTCGGGCGCCGGGCGGGCCGCCGAGGTCTTCGGCGACCTCGCCCACGCCAACCGGGTCTCCATCGTGGTGCCGGGCGTGGACACCGACATCCTGACGTTCCAGAAGACCGGGCGCCCGTACACCGCCACGGTCGGAATGGCCCGCGCGCTCTACGACAACGAGCGGGCCGACGCCCCGGACACCAAGACCGCCGTCATCGCCTGGGCCGACTACACCACCCCGGCCGGGATCGGCATGGACGCGGCCACCGGCAAGCTGGCCGCCCAGGGCGCGGTGCGGCTGCGCGCGCTGGTCAACGCGCTGCCCGCGCTCTCCCGGGTCTCGCTGATGTGCCACAGCTACGGCTCGGTGGTGTGCGGGGTCGCCGCCCGCGATCTGCCGCCCAAGGTCACCGATATCGCGGTGGCCGGCAGCCCCGGGATGCGCGCCAGTCATGTCTCCGATCTGGGCACCGGCGCCCGGGTGTGGGCGATGCGCGACTCGGGCGACTGGATCGAGGACATTCCGCATCTGGAGTTCGGCGGGCTCGGCCACGGCGCGGACCCGGTCTCCCCCGGCTTCGGCGCCCGGGTGCTGGCCGCGGACGGGGCGGATGGACACGCCGGATACTTCGAACCGGGCACGACCAGCCTGGACAACTTCGCGCGGGTGGGAATCGGTGCTGTCCAGTCCGTGAGCTGCGGCGACGGCGACGACTGCACCGCGGGGCTACGCTGA
- a CDS encoding DUF4429 domain-containing protein, which translates to MGDVLAGFQTVWEFDADSMLIRFERGIRTPKLLQALGERRIPFEALSGVELAVGKRGTVVLRAVPRPGADPLMDAADGQLKDAYDPYRLVLPAERETLADYYAERIRESLGPHADTAAEAHLVSVPPAPLSFKAYDGKASFDGKAISFRWFWTGASSEKWKVGDQRFRIDELTGVEWRSPESRGSAGTVPKEGPAKAGAAKAGSAKAGSAKDGTARNGTGKVTPKGGGHGYLRLLRRSTEDQPADRPDRDPAAVVFGMGYGLVHQSLPFAAAVLEAIRASSPVPCAEGAPAPNRAAAPRRDPADIAERIRHLGELHTAGLLTDDEFSAKKAELLAEL; encoded by the coding sequence ATGGGTGATGTGCTGGCCGGTTTTCAGACCGTCTGGGAGTTCGACGCCGACTCCATGCTCATCCGCTTCGAACGGGGGATCCGCACGCCGAAGCTGCTCCAGGCGCTCGGCGAACGCCGCATCCCCTTCGAGGCGCTGTCCGGGGTGGAGCTCGCTGTGGGCAAACGGGGCACGGTGGTGCTGCGCGCCGTGCCAAGACCGGGCGCCGACCCCTTGATGGACGCCGCCGACGGCCAGCTCAAGGACGCGTACGACCCGTACCGCCTGGTGCTGCCGGCCGAGCGGGAGACCCTCGCCGACTACTACGCCGAGCGGATACGCGAATCCCTCGGCCCCCACGCGGACACCGCGGCCGAGGCGCATCTGGTGAGCGTGCCCCCGGCGCCGCTGTCCTTCAAGGCGTACGACGGCAAGGCGTCCTTCGACGGGAAGGCCATCTCCTTCCGCTGGTTCTGGACCGGCGCCTCCTCGGAGAAGTGGAAGGTCGGGGACCAGCGTTTCCGGATCGACGAACTCACCGGTGTGGAGTGGCGTTCGCCGGAGAGCCGCGGCTCGGCGGGCACCGTCCCCAAGGAGGGCCCCGCCAAGGCCGGTGCCGCCAAAGCGGGTTCCGCCAAAGCGGGTTCCGCCAAGGACGGCACGGCCAGGAACGGCACCGGCAAGGTCACTCCCAAGGGCGGTGGCCACGGCTATCTGCGGCTGCTGCGGCGCTCCACCGAGGACCAACCCGCCGACCGCCCCGACCGGGACCCGGCGGCCGTCGTCTTCGGGATGGGCTACGGCCTCGTCCACCAGTCGCTGCCGTTCGCCGCGGCCGTCCTGGAGGCCATACGGGCCTCCTCCCCCGTGCCGTGCGCCGAGGGCGCCCCGGCCCCGAACCGGGCCGCCGCCCCGCGCCGCGACCCCGCCGACATCGCCGAGCGCATCCGTCATCTGGGCGAGCTGCACACGGCAGGGCTGCTGACCGACGACGAGTTCAGCGCGAAGAAGGCCGAGCTGCTGGCGGAGCTGTAA